From one Flavobacterium sp. N502536 genomic stretch:
- a CDS encoding non-ribosomal peptide synthetase, whose protein sequence is MEKEAINNVEAYQLSINQMNLWSVAQKNIQDYYNQVVIDLGREVTTEKLQRGLAHVIRKNETLLFKISVVSGAVFPVQIVAEVKETEIAERTVQTLEETTVSAVAQECLGYGYDPLEDNAIRLCLLKDPNGNQVLVVRLYALWADSYTTAFLCSELSKALLDETSYEKEEREVVEYQDFSAWQQQLFSEPEEEGSNFWKNYTIDLTKDIVPFKTKTNAVFAPQRKSLCVIESDAYNQLKAKSAQEDCSVEHLLLARYAAYLSKFDEDSFTLGYLPYNRYYNELENTFGLVAKTLPVQLEGLSSLPENEAVSFLKKSVDEIGTWSDYFYVNRIHDKEASEATIFKYVFEYVALNKKETADVLKIRDIYSVTDAFELKISAIDHGDRLVLDLYYDTARYTDQAITLIVAQLQAAFTDQKNALAGQAIIEASNNTAQQFESFNTVTAIFEQQVQLHANKTALCYEDATISYAELNEKANQFAHHLIHQCGIQKGEPVAVLLDRSPYFMISVLGILKTGAYYIPMDTAYPKDRVQFILEDAACTVLVSTPAITVEGDFSTVTFLDPSKEEIYQSDANPSNFNEINQEDIAYCIYTSGSTGNPKGCLITHANLLNYIQWSNEYYFTDAETGNWGLITSVSFDLTITALFTSLTRGKKLWIGSDAKAINELLTEAFTNPEIDTLKLTPSHLALLKELAIAKTNVKIIICGGEQLTQNQLQNVWEINPDIRIINEYGPTETTVGCIVQEMTAAQSQVRIGKPIANTVITIADPQGNPCDVGVYGEIIIAGAGVAKGYLNRPELNKERFVTAENGIPAYRTGDIARWMDNGEIIYKERKDDQVKVRGYRIELSEIEQQLILHPNISQAVVLVDTRNQDEKEIVAFIVSSQKTDSKEIKRYLERQLPEYMIPAVVVEVDTIPLTVNGKVDKKYLLTLNKGRASSAVYVAPSNVLEEQIAAIWQEVLHLDTIGTEDDFFELGGHSLKATQLINHYHKAFEVKLGLKEIFASTTIKAHAALIENSEVKKHNSIQKVQDAEDYPVSAGQRRLWILSQFAGSTGVYNMPFRQTLKGTYDLGCFSKAIELAVDRHEALRTVFKVNDEGEVRQLVKTTAELGFTVNHIDYTTDLHQDTNVALYIKEDAYAAFDLTNGPLVRASILQLSDDEYIFCYNLHHIISDGWSMDVLAKDVFALYEQLLEGKEPVLPLLKIQYRDYAVWQEEQLKQEQNNIHKEYWLKTLAGELPALDLPYQKVRPTVKTYAGNSLKTYITPEITNRLKKYGQQQGGSLFIGLLAAWNILFHKYTSEKDIIIGTPVAGRDHADLSDQIGFYINTLALRNTIGPEESFESFYHTAKENTLRSYEHQMYPFDHLVDDLDIRNDTGRSAIFDVMLMLQNMREVAENKKLKQSAFTTIEDQGYKVSKFDMDIAFQEQGDYLSFNVTYNTDLYSKEAASRIMEHYKQLLEVLLENPTQQIKNIDYISEEEKQQLIVDFNTNSIAYPTGTLMDLFALQVAKTPDNKALSFKNQNYTYQELDSLSSRLARALRDDHAIVKGDFIGVELERDATVIIAILGIMKAGAVYIPIDTAYPDARKAYIYDDTKIKLLITDRSHITAGTDFKGTLFDIVTDFKPFNYSEELEDVTLTPDDLAYIIYTSGSTGNPKGVMIEHKGIVNTIFAQIDLFDITADNNGLQFASFSFDASISEIFTALLSGACLCVIDREHREDPKMLEKYIVEKKIDIATIPPSYMSLMDIKTLSRLKTLITAGEPPVYSKVKEYLKLGNYYNAYGPTETSICSAMYGLLKGADLPTGNIPVGKPIANTQTFILDKDQKIVPVGVIGEICVGGAGLAKGYLNRPDLTAEKFIEHPYKTNERLYKTGDLGKWLPDGNIEFLGRKDDQVKISGYRIEPGEVEQALLSHALINEAVVVVEINQFNIKSLIAYIVVSDTTLSLEQLRTFLKNLIPNYSIPSEFIALEQLPITINGKIDKKELANTPGTRIASERQYVAPETEKERVIIQIIAEVLGKEASVVSIQDNFFDLGANSIKMVKMLNEINRQLGTDIKVVALFENPNIEEFVQYLDTIDSQEKNNLEEPEDISEAFDEFISLM, encoded by the coding sequence ATGGAAAAAGAAGCAATAAACAATGTTGAAGCCTATCAACTTTCTATAAATCAAATGAACTTATGGAGTGTAGCCCAAAAAAACATCCAGGATTATTACAATCAGGTGGTTATTGATTTGGGTAGAGAAGTAACTACAGAGAAGTTACAACGCGGATTAGCGCATGTAATACGTAAAAATGAAACTTTATTGTTTAAGATAAGTGTAGTTTCAGGTGCTGTTTTTCCAGTTCAGATAGTAGCTGAGGTAAAAGAAACTGAAATAGCAGAACGAACCGTTCAAACGCTGGAAGAAACCACTGTTTCGGCAGTAGCTCAGGAGTGTTTGGGGTACGGTTATGATCCTTTGGAAGATAACGCGATACGTCTTTGTTTACTGAAAGACCCGAACGGAAATCAGGTACTGGTTGTACGTTTGTATGCGTTATGGGCAGACAGTTATACCACTGCTTTTTTGTGCAGCGAATTGTCAAAAGCTTTGCTGGATGAGACTTCGTATGAAAAAGAAGAAAGAGAAGTGGTAGAATATCAGGATTTTTCGGCCTGGCAACAGCAATTGTTTAGCGAGCCTGAAGAAGAAGGCAGCAATTTCTGGAAAAACTATACCATCGATTTAACCAAAGATATTGTACCGTTTAAAACCAAAACAAACGCTGTATTTGCGCCACAAAGAAAATCGCTTTGCGTGATCGAAAGTGATGCCTACAACCAATTAAAAGCAAAATCGGCGCAGGAAGACTGCTCCGTAGAACATTTACTTTTAGCGCGTTATGCGGCTTATTTATCCAAATTCGATGAAGATTCTTTTACATTGGGGTACCTGCCTTACAACAGGTATTACAATGAATTGGAAAACACCTTTGGTTTAGTAGCCAAAACACTTCCGGTTCAGTTAGAAGGACTGTCCTCATTGCCAGAAAACGAAGCGGTTTCATTCCTTAAAAAATCAGTAGATGAAATCGGAACATGGTCAGACTACTTTTATGTAAACAGAATTCACGACAAAGAAGCGAGTGAGGCTACCATCTTTAAATATGTATTTGAATATGTAGCGCTAAATAAAAAAGAAACAGCGGATGTTTTAAAAATAAGAGATATCTACAGCGTTACCGATGCTTTTGAACTTAAAATAAGTGCAATCGATCACGGAGACAGGCTGGTACTCGATTTATATTATGATACTGCGCGTTATACCGATCAGGCAATAACTTTAATCGTTGCTCAGCTTCAGGCTGCCTTTACCGATCAAAAAAATGCGTTAGCAGGTCAGGCCATTATAGAAGCTTCCAACAACACCGCACAACAATTTGAATCCTTCAATACCGTTACAGCAATTTTTGAGCAACAGGTACAATTACACGCCAATAAAACAGCATTGTGTTATGAGGATGCAACCATTTCATATGCCGAATTAAATGAAAAAGCCAATCAATTTGCACACCATTTAATTCACCAGTGCGGTATTCAAAAAGGAGAGCCGGTGGCGGTTTTGTTAGACCGTTCTCCGTACTTTATGATTAGCGTTTTAGGAATCCTTAAAACAGGAGCCTATTACATTCCGATGGATACCGCGTATCCAAAAGACAGAGTACAATTTATTCTGGAAGACGCTGCTTGCACTGTTTTAGTAAGTACACCGGCCATTACAGTCGAAGGAGATTTTTCTACCGTAACCTTTCTTGATCCGTCTAAAGAAGAGATATACCAATCCGATGCAAACCCATCCAATTTCAATGAAATAAACCAGGAAGATATCGCGTATTGCATCTACACTTCAGGATCTACCGGAAATCCTAAAGGCTGTCTCATTACGCATGCCAACCTTTTAAACTACATACAATGGTCGAATGAGTACTATTTTACCGATGCCGAAACAGGCAACTGGGGCTTAATTACTTCAGTTTCGTTTGATTTGACGATTACGGCCCTTTTTACAAGTTTAACCAGAGGAAAAAAATTATGGATCGGATCTGACGCAAAAGCGATTAACGAATTGCTTACAGAGGCCTTCACCAATCCGGAAATCGATACCTTAAAACTAACACCGTCACACCTGGCCTTATTGAAAGAGCTGGCGATTGCAAAAACAAACGTAAAAATAATCATTTGCGGAGGCGAGCAGCTTACGCAAAACCAACTGCAAAATGTATGGGAGATTAACCCTGACATCCGCATAATTAATGAATACGGACCTACCGAAACCACCGTAGGCTGTATTGTACAGGAAATGACGGCAGCACAGTCGCAGGTACGTATCGGTAAACCTATTGCCAATACCGTGATCACCATTGCAGATCCTCAGGGCAACCCTTGCGATGTTGGAGTCTACGGAGAAATCATCATTGCAGGAGCCGGAGTTGCCAAAGGATATCTAAACCGTCCTGAACTGAACAAAGAACGATTTGTAACGGCAGAAAATGGAATACCGGCTTATAGAACCGGAGATATCGCAAGATGGATGGACAACGGAGAAATCATCTACAAAGAAAGAAAAGACGATCAGGTAAAAGTAAGAGGCTACAGAATTGAATTAAGCGAAATCGAACAACAGCTTATTCTTCATCCCAACATCAGTCAGGCTGTTGTTTTGGTAGATACCAGAAATCAGGACGAAAAAGAAATTGTTGCTTTTATAGTTTCTTCTCAAAAAACAGATTCAAAAGAAATAAAAAGATACCTCGAGCGCCAATTACCGGAATATATGATTCCTGCTGTTGTTGTCGAAGTAGATACCATCCCTTTAACCGTAAATGGTAAAGTCGATAAAAAATATTTGCTTACGCTAAACAAAGGAAGAGCATCAAGCGCAGTTTATGTTGCGCCTTCCAATGTGCTTGAAGAGCAAATTGCAGCCATTTGGCAGGAAGTACTTCATTTGGATACCATCGGAACGGAAGATGACTTTTTTGAATTGGGAGGTCACAGTTTGAAAGCCACACAGCTTATCAATCACTATCACAAAGCTTTTGAAGTAAAATTGGGATTAAAAGAAATATTTGCCAGTACGACCATAAAAGCACATGCTGCTTTGATTGAAAACTCAGAAGTTAAAAAACATAATTCCATACAAAAAGTTCAGGATGCCGAAGATTACCCGGTTTCAGCCGGACAACGCCGATTATGGATTTTAAGCCAATTTGCAGGGAGTACCGGAGTATACAATATGCCTTTTCGCCAGACCTTAAAAGGAACGTACGATCTAGGCTGTTTCTCAAAAGCAATCGAACTGGCTGTAGACCGACACGAAGCTTTACGAACGGTATTTAAAGTTAATGATGAAGGAGAAGTAAGACAGTTGGTAAAAACAACAGCAGAGTTGGGCTTTACCGTAAATCATATCGATTACACCACCGATTTGCATCAGGATACCAACGTAGCTTTATACATCAAAGAAGATGCCTATGCAGCCTTTGATCTCACCAATGGTCCTTTAGTAAGAGCCAGTATATTGCAGCTTTCGGATGATGAATATATATTTTGCTACAACCTGCATCATATTATTAGCGACGGCTGGTCGATGGATGTTCTTGCAAAAGATGTATTTGCGTTGTACGAACAGCTTTTGGAAGGAAAAGAACCGGTATTACCACTACTAAAAATCCAATATAGAGACTATGCGGTTTGGCAAGAGGAACAATTGAAGCAGGAACAAAATAACATTCATAAAGAGTATTGGTTAAAAACACTGGCAGGAGAACTTCCGGCTTTAGATTTACCTTACCAAAAAGTAAGACCAACGGTTAAAACCTATGCCGGTAACAGCCTTAAAACCTACATTACGCCGGAGATTACGAACCGACTTAAAAAATACGGACAACAGCAGGGCGGAAGTTTATTTATAGGATTGTTAGCCGCCTGGAACATCTTGTTTCACAAATATACTTCTGAAAAGGACATCATTATCGGGACACCGGTGGCGGGTAGAGATCATGCCGATTTAAGCGATCAGATTGGTTTTTATATCAATACACTGGCCTTGCGAAATACAATAGGACCGGAGGAGAGTTTTGAATCTTTTTACCATACGGCAAAAGAAAACACACTTCGCTCTTACGAACACCAGATGTATCCTTTTGATCACCTGGTAGACGATCTTGATATTCGAAACGATACCGGCAGAAGTGCCATATTTGATGTAATGCTGATGTTGCAGAACATGAGAGAGGTTGCCGAAAACAAAAAATTGAAGCAGTCGGCCTTTACTACAATAGAAGACCAGGGATACAAAGTGTCTAAGTTTGATATGGATATTGCTTTTCAGGAGCAGGGAGATTATCTCTCGTTTAATGTTACCTACAATACCGACCTGTATTCGAAAGAAGCGGCAAGCCGTATCATGGAGCATTACAAACAATTACTGGAAGTACTTTTAGAAAATCCGACGCAACAGATCAAAAACATAGATTACATTTCTGAAGAAGAAAAACAGCAGCTTATCGTTGATTTTAATACCAATTCGATAGCCTATCCTACCGGTACATTAATGGATTTGTTTGCGCTTCAGGTAGCAAAAACTCCTGATAACAAAGCATTATCCTTTAAGAATCAAAATTATACGTATCAGGAACTGGACAGCCTTTCCAGCCGATTGGCCCGCGCTTTAAGAGACGATCATGCCATTGTAAAAGGAGATTTTATAGGAGTAGAGTTAGAAAGAGACGCAACGGTCATTATTGCTATTTTAGGAATTATGAAAGCAGGGGCGGTTTACATTCCGATTGATACAGCCTATCCCGATGCGCGAAAAGCATACATCTATGATGATACCAAAATCAAATTATTAATTACAGACCGATCTCATATAACGGCCGGTACTGATTTTAAAGGCACTCTGTTTGATATTGTTACCGATTTTAAACCTTTTAATTATAGTGAAGAATTAGAAGATGTTACTCTAACGCCGGACGATTTGGCTTACATCATTTACACCTCGGGTTCAACCGGAAATCCTAAAGGAGTAATGATTGAACATAAAGGAATTGTAAATACCATTTTTGCACAAATTGATCTTTTTGACATCACGGCAGACAATAACGGATTACAGTTTGCTTCCTTCTCATTTGATGCTTCGATCTCCGAAATATTCACCGCTCTTTTATCAGGAGCCTGTTTGTGTGTTATAGACAGAGAACACCGCGAAGATCCTAAAATGCTGGAGAAATATATTGTGGAGAAAAAAATAGATATAGCCACGATACCGCCTTCTTATATGAGTTTGATGGACATCAAAACCTTAAGCAGACTTAAAACTTTAATTACTGCCGGAGAACCTCCTGTGTATAGTAAAGTAAAAGAATATCTGAAGCTGGGCAATTATTACAATGCCTATGGTCCTACAGAAACTAGTATTTGCTCTGCCATGTACGGTCTGCTTAAAGGAGCAGATTTGCCGACAGGAAATATACCGGTAGGAAAACCGATTGCCAATACACAAACCTTTATTCTCGACAAAGATCAGAAGATTGTACCTGTTGGAGTAATTGGAGAAATATGTGTAGGAGGAGCAGGATTGGCCAAAGGCTATTTAAACCGACCGGACCTTACAGCAGAAAAGTTCATCGAACATCCGTATAAAACAAACGAACGTCTTTACAAAACGGGCGATTTAGGAAAATGGCTTCCTGACGGTAATATCGAATTTCTGGGAAGAAAAGACGATCAGGTTAAAATTTCAGGATATCGAATAGAACCCGGAGAAGTAGAACAAGCCTTGCTGAGCCATGCGTTAATTAACGAAGCAGTTGTGGTTGTCGAGATCAATCAATTTAATATTAAAAGTCTGATTGCCTATATAGTCGTATCCGATACCACATTGTCGCTGGAACAGTTAAGAACATTTCTTAAAAACTTGATTCCGAACTATAGTATTCCTTCCGAGTTTATTGCCTTAGAACAATTGCCGATTACCATAAACGGAAAGATTGACAAAAAAGAATTGGCCAATACACCAGGAACCAGAATAGCCAGTGAAAGACAATATGTAGCACCCGAAACGGAAAAGGAGAGAGTGATCATACAAATCATAGCCGAAGTATTAGGAAAAGAAGCCAGCGTGGTAAGTATTCAGGATAACTTCTTTGATCTGGGAGCAAATTCCATAAAAATGGTCAAAATGCTCAATGAAATTAACAGGCAGTTAGGAACTGATATTAAAGTGGTAGCACTGTTTGAAAATCCGAATATAGAAGAGTTTGTTCAGTATTTAGACACCATCGATTCTCAGGAAAAAAACAATCTGGAAGAGCCGGAAGATATATCAGAGGCTTTTGATGAATTTATAAGCTTAATGTAA
- a CDS encoding type I polyketide synthase — translation MENKIRKKDIAIVGVSGKYPKSDTINAFWENLKNGEELVHFYTDDELRAVGVSEKDLANPSLIKAQASLDDPNSFDYSFFGYTKQEAISMDPQIRLMHEQVWLGLEDAGYNPRTYKDKIGLYLSASDNMNWRAYTMIANNDNVNSFFLNQISNKNFISTLISYNLNLRGPSYYVDTACSSSLVAVHQACRSLLMRECSIAIAGGIRIYSKPYRGHSYQEGMTNSKDGHCKAFDEDSSGIVSGEGAGVVILKRLEDAIADNDQIYAVIRSSVVNNDGNRKVGYTAPSINGQYECIKQAHQIAEVTPESITYIEAHGTGTKLGDPIEVEALNKSFGYNANHHCALGSVKTNIGHLDAAAGITGFLKATLSLKNKMIPPSLHFKNPNPEINFKSGPFKVQTELAAWNSVNNQPLRAGVSSFGIGGNNAHVILEEAPEKAETIADNSYQLLRFSAQSVGSLNAYQEKLISALENEESDSFRDMAYTLQTGRSQFKYNRFLVSNSKESALEILKDPLSTALYSAKLDQKRKIVFMCTGSGAQYLNMGKDLYENEPYFKQLMDEGFSIINELTGVDVKKVLYKEATATGGFDVNKNEFTQPIVFVFEYALAKQLMRWGIQPDKLIGHSTGEFVAACLSGVFSFETGLRLVAKRALLMNKSSEGSMLSVSLSEEKVKKYLNSNIALAVVNSPESCVLSGTVDAIETLIEIFEAEEILCSKLKISLGGHSFLMDPVLEEFREELKKVAFSTLKIPFVSNLTGALITPEEAMSSQYWIDHLRSTVRFSDGLTTLLKEPNTVFIEVGPGNTLTTLFQQQKHDPTSNNTAINLIRHPKQEINDQEHLLKKIGELWTNGIDIDWEAYYGAQKPYKVSIPGYAFNKTKLPVKVNPFEFLNFSGAETSAAAIPFALEHFDDTEAFQEDPEENAISFINYVAPTNETEKKLVEMWQTFFSKEEIGILHDFFALGGNSLKGVTMLKLIQKVFDIDIKIKDFYQKSTIKEMAAEIDMRLKFVTKLEEESSYKSVMTI, via the coding sequence ATGGAAAATAAAATTAGAAAAAAGGATATTGCTATTGTTGGAGTTTCAGGTAAATATCCTAAATCAGATACTATTAATGCATTTTGGGAAAATTTAAAAAACGGCGAAGAACTAGTCCATTTTTATACCGATGATGAATTAAGAGCTGTTGGGGTAAGCGAAAAAGACCTGGCAAACCCAAGTTTAATAAAAGCACAAGCTTCTCTGGATGATCCTAATAGTTTTGATTATTCTTTTTTTGGATACACCAAACAAGAAGCGATCTCAATGGATCCTCAAATACGTTTGATGCACGAGCAGGTTTGGCTGGGATTGGAAGATGCAGGTTACAATCCGAGAACTTACAAAGATAAAATAGGCTTGTACTTATCGGCATCCGATAATATGAACTGGAGAGCCTACACCATGATTGCCAACAATGACAATGTTAACTCATTTTTCCTGAATCAGATCTCTAACAAAAACTTTATCAGTACACTGATCTCTTATAATTTAAACCTGAGAGGACCAAGTTATTATGTAGATACAGCTTGTTCAAGTTCGTTAGTAGCAGTACATCAGGCTTGTCGTTCTTTATTAATGCGAGAATGTTCTATAGCAATAGCAGGAGGTATACGAATCTATTCAAAACCCTACCGAGGACATTCTTATCAGGAAGGAATGACCAACTCTAAAGACGGTCACTGTAAAGCTTTTGATGAAGACTCATCGGGAATTGTATCCGGAGAAGGCGCGGGAGTTGTCATTTTAAAAAGATTAGAAGATGCCATAGCCGATAACGATCAAATCTACGCCGTAATTCGTTCTTCAGTGGTAAACAACGATGGAAACAGAAAAGTAGGTTACACCGCTCCAAGTATAAACGGACAATACGAGTGTATCAAACAAGCCCATCAAATTGCAGAAGTAACACCGGAGTCGATCACCTATATCGAAGCACATGGTACAGGAACAAAATTAGGAGATCCTATTGAAGTAGAGGCACTAAATAAATCGTTTGGATACAACGCTAATCATCACTGTGCTTTAGGATCGGTTAAAACCAATATTGGACATCTTGACGCTGCGGCAGGAATTACAGGATTTTTGAAGGCCACATTATCATTAAAAAATAAAATGATTCCACCGTCCCTGCATTTTAAAAACCCAAATCCTGAAATTAATTTTAAATCAGGGCCTTTTAAAGTACAAACCGAGTTAGCAGCCTGGAATTCGGTTAACAATCAACCTTTAAGAGCAGGAGTAAGTAGTTTTGGTATCGGAGGAAATAATGCCCATGTCATTTTAGAAGAAGCTCCTGAAAAAGCAGAAACGATAGCGGATAATTCGTATCAACTGCTGCGTTTTTCAGCACAGTCAGTAGGATCTTTAAATGCCTATCAGGAAAAACTAATTTCGGCTCTGGAAAATGAGGAAAGCGATAGTTTTAGAGACATGGCCTATACCCTTCAAACGGGCAGAAGCCAATTTAAGTACAACCGATTTTTAGTGAGCAATTCTAAAGAAAGTGCTTTGGAAATTTTAAAAGACCCTTTAAGCACGGCACTTTATTCGGCAAAACTGGATCAAAAGCGTAAAATAGTTTTTATGTGTACCGGTTCAGGAGCACAGTACCTTAACATGGGAAAAGACCTTTATGAAAATGAGCCTTATTTTAAACAGCTTATGGATGAAGGTTTTTCAATCATTAACGAACTGACTGGGGTAGATGTTAAAAAGGTTTTGTACAAAGAAGCTACAGCCACAGGAGGTTTTGATGTGAATAAAAATGAATTTACACAACCTATTGTATTTGTTTTTGAATATGCATTGGCCAAACAATTAATGCGTTGGGGCATACAGCCCGACAAACTGATTGGACATAGTACGGGCGAATTTGTTGCGGCCTGTTTAAGTGGTGTTTTTTCTTTTGAAACAGGATTGAGGCTGGTTGCAAAACGTGCTTTATTGATGAATAAATCTTCTGAGGGAAGCATGTTGAGCGTATCGCTTTCGGAAGAAAAAGTAAAAAAATATCTAAACAGCAATATTGCTTTAGCAGTGGTTAACTCTCCGGAATCTTGTGTTTTATCAGGTACCGTAGACGCAATAGAAACACTTATCGAAATATTTGAAGCCGAAGAAATTTTATGTTCTAAATTAAAAATTTCCTTAGGAGGGCATTCGTTTTTAATGGATCCGGTACTGGAGGAATTTAGAGAGGAACTGAAAAAGGTAGCATTTTCGACGCTTAAAATTCCTTTTGTATCCAACTTAACAGGAGCCTTAATAACGCCTGAAGAAGCCATGTCTTCTCAATATTGGATCGATCATTTGCGAAGCACAGTACGATTTTCAGATGGTTTAACCACCTTGTTAAAAGAGCCGAATACCGTTTTTATCGAAGTAGGTCCGGGAAATACATTAACAACCCTTTTCCAGCAGCAAAAACACGATCCGACTTCTAATAACACGGCAATAAATCTGATCAGACATCCAAAACAGGAAATCAACGACCAGGAACATCTTTTGAAAAAAATAGGAGAATTATGGACCAATGGTATCGATATCGATTGGGAAGCATACTACGGAGCACAAAAACCGTATAAAGTTTCAATACCGGGTTATGCTTTCAATAAAACAAAGCTTCCTGTAAAAGTAAACCCGTTTGAGTTTCTTAATTTCTCAGGAGCTGAAACATCGGCAGCAGCAATTCCTTTTGCACTGGAACATTTTGACGATACTGAAGCATTTCAGGAAGATCCGGAGGAGAATGCAATCTCTTTTATCAATTATGTGGCACCAACCAATGAAACAGAAAAAAAACTGGTCGAAATGTGGCAAACCTTTTTCAGCAAAGAGGAAATCGGAATTCTGCATGACTTTTTTGCTTTAGGAGGCAACTCTTTAAAAGGAGTGACCATGCTTAAACTGATTCAGAAAGTATTTGATATCGACATAAAAATTAAAGATTTCTATCAAAAATCTACCATCAAGGAAATGGCTGCAGAGATCGATATGAGATTAAAATTTGTTACAAAACTTGAAGAAGAAAGCAGCTATAAATCAGTAATGACGATCTAG